Proteins encoded within one genomic window of Eleutherodactylus coqui strain aEleCoq1 chromosome 1, aEleCoq1.hap1, whole genome shotgun sequence:
- the LOC136606334 gene encoding taste receptor type 2 member 9-like: protein MDDPSTLSVGYHILILAVGLSFLAGFLINVFIVAVNISEWRKGRMISTADKVITSLGISRMVFQVTCLLNVFCVIYFYRLSVLFFASVLFFELSSVYSSIWLSTLLSVIFFLKISTLHNPFFLRLKILVLNRVLLLIVASIVVSISFAFAYGWMNTFKIPHNSTQETYLNGYTGLRVLTLIFWCTGPLLTYFISSIVLIICLYNHVSRMRSGRNRTSHLDTYYKTIKFTGFSLFSSTVYMIIDLTYTYWYDAFGLLGVYFIWQIFPTLHSIYLIYVTTKLRIQVSNMVHMLRRQCGDPKAPVETVFQ, encoded by the coding sequence ATGGATGACCCTTCGACTCTATCCGTAGGATATCACATCCTCATCTTGGCAGTAGGACTTTCCTTTCTGGCCGGATTTCTCatcaatgtatttattgtagctgtgaacatctctgAGTGGAGGAAAGGAAGAATGATATCCACAGCCGACAAAGTTATCACCTCCCTCGGGATTTCCAGGATGGTCTTCCAGGTCACATGCCTGCTGAATGTTTTTTGTGTCATTTACTTCTATAGACTAAGTGTATTATTTTTTgcatcagttttgttttttgagTTGTCTTCCGTCTACTCCAGCATCTGGTTGTCCACTCTGCTCTCTGTCATCTTCTTCTTGAAGATCTCAACCTTACACAACCCCTTCTTCTTGCGACTGAAGATCCTTGTGTTGAATAGAGTCCTCCTTCTGATTGTGGCATCCATTGTGGTGTCCATCAGCTTTGCTTTCGCCTATGGTTGGATGAATACCTTCAAAATCCCTCATAACTCAACCCAGGAGACATATCTCAATGGCTACACTGGCTTGAGAGTCCTAACTCTCATATTCTGGTGCACTGGACCTCTTCTCACCTATTTCATTTCCTCGATCGTACTCATTATCTGTCTTTACAATCATGTGAGCCGAATGAGATCAGGAAGGAATAGAACAAGTCATCTGGATACTTACTACAAGACAATCAAGTTCACCGGATTCTCCCTTTTCAGCTCCACTGTCTATATGATCATTGATCTGACTTATACATACTGGTATGATGCATTTGGCTTATTGGGAGTTTACTTTATTTGGCAGATTTTTCCCACCCTCCATTCCATCTATCTGATCTATGTGACGACTAAGCTACGGATTCAGGTCTCCAACATGGTCCACATGCTGAGGAGACAATGTGGTGACCCCAAAGCTCCAGTGGAGACAGTCTTTCAGTAA